From Deltaproteobacteria bacterium, the proteins below share one genomic window:
- the hslV gene encoding ATP-dependent protease subunit HslV yields the protein MTGRTRGPELRATTILAVRHKGRVVMAGDGQVTIGQTIMKHNARKLRRLYQDRVLAGFAGAGADALTLFERFEAKLQQVSGNLRRAAVELAKDWRTDRLLRRLEALLVVADRESSLVVSGTGDVIEPEDGLCAIGSGGNFALAAARVLVKHSALDARQIAEEALRAAAEICVYTNAQLVIEELDAG from the coding sequence ATGACCGGGCGCACCCGCGGGCCTGAGCTGCGGGCGACCACCATCCTGGCCGTCCGCCACAAGGGCCGCGTGGTGATGGCCGGCGACGGGCAGGTGACGATCGGGCAGACCATCATGAAGCACAATGCCCGCAAGCTCCGCCGGCTCTACCAGGACCGCGTGCTGGCCGGCTTCGCCGGCGCCGGCGCCGACGCGCTCACGCTCTTCGAGCGCTTCGAGGCGAAGCTCCAGCAGGTGAGCGGCAACCTCCGGCGCGCCGCGGTCGAGCTGGCGAAGGACTGGCGGACGGACCGGCTGCTGCGCCGGCTGGAAGCCCTGCTCGTCGTCGCGGACCGCGAGTCGTCGCTCGTCGTGTCGGGCACCGGCGACGTGATCGAGCCCGAGGACGGCCTCTGCGCCATCGGCTCGGGCGGCAACTTTGCGCTCGCCGCGGCGCGCGTGCTGGTGAAGCACTCCGCGCTCGACGCGCGCCAGATCGCCGAGGAGGCGCTGCGGGCGGCGGCGGAGATCTGCGTCTACACCAATGCGCAGCTCGTGATCGAGGAGCTCGACGCGGGCTGA
- a CDS encoding triacylglycerol lipase yields MRGRHRIYLVPGFFGFTNLGELGYFQHVREFLRAHATADVHVVRTHPTASLPQRAARVVETVAATMGRDGPVHLIGHSSGGLDARLAVSPGASLPSRQNVERVARRVTTVITVATPHHGTPLASFFASLLGQRLLRLLSLWTVYVLRFGRLPISVVVKLGALFARLDDHVGLNSVLLDQLFGQLLADFSPTRRGAVETFFTEVSKDQALLPQLTPEGMDVFNATVRDRPGVRYASVVTRARPPGVRSTLAAGLDPSAQATHALYQALYRLASRSSRGHAPALAPAQVRRLRNAYGTLPGAGANDGIVPTRSQPWGGVIHAAQADHLDVIGHFHDRADPPRHTDWLTTGSGFDAERFAALWADVGGYALGRRRLP; encoded by the coding sequence ATGCGCGGCCGCCATCGCATCTACCTCGTCCCGGGCTTCTTCGGGTTCACGAACCTGGGCGAGCTCGGGTACTTCCAGCACGTCCGCGAGTTCCTGCGCGCGCACGCGACGGCGGACGTCCACGTGGTGCGCACGCACCCCACCGCCTCGCTCCCGCAGCGGGCAGCGCGCGTGGTCGAAACGGTCGCGGCGACCATGGGGCGCGACGGCCCGGTGCACCTGATCGGACACTCGAGCGGTGGGCTCGACGCCCGCCTCGCGGTGTCGCCGGGGGCCTCCCTGCCGAGCAGGCAGAACGTCGAGCGCGTCGCGCGCCGCGTCACCACCGTGATCACGGTCGCCACGCCGCACCACGGCACGCCCCTCGCGTCGTTCTTCGCGAGCCTGCTCGGGCAGCGGCTGCTGCGTCTCCTCTCGCTGTGGACCGTCTACGTGCTCCGCTTCGGACGCCTGCCGATCTCGGTCGTCGTCAAGCTGGGCGCGCTCTTCGCGCGCCTGGACGATCACGTGGGCCTGAACAGCGTGCTCCTGGACCAGCTGTTCGGCCAGCTCCTGGCGGACTTCTCGCCCACCCGGCGCGGCGCGGTCGAGACCTTCTTCACCGAGGTGAGCAAGGACCAGGCGCTCCTGCCCCAGCTCACGCCTGAGGGCATGGACGTGTTCAACGCGACGGTCCGCGACCGGCCGGGGGTGCGCTACGCCTCGGTCGTGACGCGCGCGCGCCCGCCCGGCGTGCGCTCGACGCTCGCCGCCGGCCTCGACCCCTCGGCCCAGGCGACCCATGCCCTCTACCAGGCGCTCTACCGGCTCGCGTCGCGCTCGTCCCGGGGCCACGCACCCGCCCTCGCCCCCGCCCAGGTGCGCCGGCTGCGGAACGCGTACGGCACGCTCCCGGGCGCGGGCGCGAACGACGGCATCGTCCCCACCCGCTCGCAGCCCTGGGGCGGTGTCATCCACGCTGCCCAGGCCGACCACCTCGACGTGATCGGCCACTTCCACGACAGGGCCGACCCACCTCGGCACACCGATTGGCTCACGACGGGGAGCGGGTTCGACGCGGAACGCTTCGCGGCGCTGTGGGCCGACGTGGGAGGGTACGCCCTGGGACGCCGCCGGCTCCCCTGA
- a CDS encoding SCP2 sterol-binding domain-containing protein — protein sequence MTATLWLPPVYFKLFPPALPRAVEPLIMGMPLVFDRRAARDTRASIQFRVSGSERGDYYLDIARGRCRSFEGVAPRADLTVYTPDTVWLQIARGELDGERALQDGLYRAEGDFALLAKIGEWFPARR from the coding sequence ATGACTGCGACCCTCTGGCTCCCGCCGGTCTACTTCAAGCTCTTCCCGCCCGCCCTCCCGCGCGCGGTCGAGCCGCTCATCATGGGCATGCCGCTCGTCTTCGACCGCAGGGCGGCGCGCGACACGCGCGCCAGCATCCAGTTCCGCGTGAGCGGCAGCGAGCGGGGCGACTACTACCTCGACATCGCGCGCGGCAGATGCCGGAGCTTCGAGGGGGTCGCGCCCCGGGCCGACCTGACCGTGTACACGCCGGACACGGTGTGGCTGCAGATCGCGCGCGGCGAGCTCGACGGCGAGCGCGCGCTCCAGGACGGGCTCTACCGCGCCGAGGGGGACTTCGCGCTGCTCGCCAAGATCGGCGAGTGGTTCCCGGCGCGGCGGTGA
- the hslU gene encoding ATP-dependent protease ATPase subunit HslU has product MATFTPREIVSELDRYIVGQRAAKRAVAIALRNRWRRLHVPPELRDEIAPKNIIMIGPTGVGKTEISRRLAKLAQAPFIKVEASKFTEVGYVGRDVESIIRDLTELAINMVREEEKGKVRVRAREQAEERVLDLLLPPVRAERRIHAVGSESERKAAAAEDSATREKLRRMLREGKLDERLIEVEVTKPVSNMIEVMTPQGMEEIETNLKEMLQNLLPKKTKKTRMRVPEAMETLAQEEAARLIDMEAATKEAIRRVEQSGIVFIDEIDKIAGREGMHGPDVSREGVQRDLLPVVEGSTVNTKHGPVRTDHILFIASGAFHIAKPSDLIPEFQGRFPIRVELDALTQADFIRILTEPENALIRQYTALLATESVALVFRDEAIAELASIAAQVNDRTENIGARRLHTVMERLLDQISFEAPEMGGREVVIDAAYVRERLNPILQDQDLSRYIL; this is encoded by the coding sequence ATGGCCACCTTCACGCCGCGCGAGATCGTCTCCGAGCTGGACCGCTACATCGTGGGCCAGCGCGCGGCCAAGCGCGCGGTGGCGATCGCGCTCCGCAACCGCTGGCGCCGCCTCCACGTGCCGCCCGAGCTGCGCGACGAGATCGCGCCTAAGAACATCATCATGATCGGCCCGACGGGGGTCGGGAAGACGGAGATCTCGCGGCGCCTGGCGAAGTTGGCGCAGGCCCCCTTCATCAAGGTCGAGGCCTCCAAGTTCACCGAGGTCGGCTACGTCGGCCGCGACGTCGAGTCGATCATCCGCGACCTGACCGAGCTCGCCATCAACATGGTGCGTGAGGAGGAGAAGGGGAAGGTCCGGGTGCGCGCCCGCGAGCAGGCCGAGGAGCGGGTGCTCGACCTGCTGCTCCCGCCGGTCCGCGCCGAGCGGCGCATCCACGCCGTCGGGAGCGAGTCCGAGCGCAAGGCGGCCGCCGCCGAGGACTCCGCCACGCGCGAGAAGCTCCGCCGCATGCTGCGCGAGGGCAAGCTCGACGAGCGGCTCATCGAGGTCGAGGTGACCAAGCCCGTCTCGAACATGATCGAGGTCATGACGCCCCAGGGGATGGAGGAGATCGAGACCAACCTGAAGGAGATGCTCCAGAACCTCCTCCCCAAGAAGACCAAGAAGACGCGCATGCGCGTCCCCGAGGCGATGGAGACCCTCGCCCAGGAGGAAGCGGCGCGGCTGATCGACATGGAGGCGGCGACCAAGGAGGCAATCCGCCGCGTCGAGCAGTCCGGCATCGTCTTCATCGACGAGATCGACAAGATCGCCGGGCGCGAGGGCATGCACGGACCCGACGTGTCGCGCGAGGGCGTGCAGCGGGACCTCCTGCCGGTCGTCGAGGGCTCGACCGTCAACACCAAGCACGGCCCGGTGCGCACCGATCACATCCTCTTCATCGCCTCGGGCGCCTTCCACATCGCGAAGCCGTCGGACCTGATCCCGGAGTTCCAGGGCCGCTTCCCGATCCGTGTCGAGCTGGACGCGCTCACCCAGGCCGACTTCATCCGCATCCTGACCGAGCCCGAGAACGCGCTCATCCGCCAGTACACGGCGCTGCTCGCGACCGAGAGCGTGGCGCTCGTCTTCCGCGACGAGGCGATCGCCGAGCTGGCGAGCATCGCGGCCCAGGTGAACGACCGCACGGAGAACATCGGCGCGCGCCGCCTCCACACGGTGATGGAGCGGCTGCTCGACCAGATATCGTTCGAGGCGCCGGAGATGGGCGGGCGCGAGGTCGTGATCGATGCGGCCTACGTGCGCGAGCGCCTGAACCCGATCCTGCAGGACCAGGACCTCTCGCGCTACATCCTGTAG
- a CDS encoding lytic transglycosylase domain-containing protein — MAAAAMGRQRRRARRRAWSVWARPGSEVAALLATALVGVIAALGWLAEAGAGASPWWHLVLFVGGVLVLGIGAATLLRAWLGARRWLARRGTPLPAAAALSVAGIALWFASGPVFRAQVASVRTLVGGRAETERLTLTHQVYAAYRRADLAALTRVLERARVYEPTVREAAAACGVDVEVLMGVGAAESAFYPRDSADGGRGLFQITAPPADAVTEVRRRLGVADLDPLNQRHNAFLAAATLRRYLDEMHGDPFLGLLAYNIGPRNGGLRAIMEQYGARDFATIQPYLSTLPRDYPIRVLSAALAYRLWRTEGRLPRYEDDAQHIQSVGVPGLTVARG, encoded by the coding sequence ATGGCGGCGGCAGCGATGGGGAGGCAGCGGCGGCGCGCGCGGCGGCGCGCATGGAGCGTCTGGGCTCGTCCCGGCAGCGAGGTGGCGGCGCTGCTCGCGACGGCGCTCGTCGGCGTGATCGCGGCGCTCGGCTGGCTCGCCGAGGCGGGCGCGGGGGCGAGCCCGTGGTGGCACCTCGTCCTCTTCGTCGGGGGCGTGCTCGTCCTCGGCATCGGCGCGGCGACGCTGCTGCGCGCCTGGCTCGGCGCGCGCCGCTGGCTCGCGCGCCGCGGGACGCCGCTACCGGCGGCCGCCGCGCTGTCGGTGGCAGGCATCGCGCTCTGGTTCGCCTCGGGTCCCGTCTTTCGGGCCCAGGTCGCGAGCGTCCGCACGCTGGTCGGCGGGCGCGCCGAGACCGAGCGGCTGACGCTCACGCACCAGGTCTACGCCGCCTACCGCCGCGCCGATCTGGCCGCGCTCACGCGCGTGCTCGAGCGCGCGCGCGTCTACGAGCCGACCGTGCGCGAGGCGGCCGCCGCCTGCGGTGTCGACGTGGAGGTGCTGATGGGCGTGGGCGCGGCGGAGTCCGCGTTCTACCCGCGCGACAGCGCGGACGGCGGGCGCGGGCTCTTCCAGATCACGGCGCCGCCGGCGGACGCGGTGACCGAGGTCCGGCGGCGGCTCGGCGTCGCGGACCTCGACCCCCTCAACCAGCGCCACAACGCCTTCCTCGCTGCCGCCACGCTCCGCCGTTACCTCGACGAGATGCACGGCGATCCCTTCCTCGGGCTCCTCGCGTACAACATCGGGCCGCGTAACGGCGGGCTCCGTGCCATCATGGAGCAGTACGGCGCGCGCGACTTCGCGACCATCCAGCCCTACCTGAGCACGCTGCCGCGCGACTACCCGATCCGCGTCCTGTCCGCCGCCCTCGCCTACCGCCTCTGGCGCACCGAGGGACGGCTACCGCGCTACGAGGACGACGCGCAGCACATCCAGAGCGTCGGCGTTCCGGGACTGACCGTGGCGCGCGGCTGA